The following coding sequences are from one Paenarthrobacter ureafaciens window:
- a CDS encoding molybdopterin-dependent oxidoreductase, with protein MAIEINGAASQATPRPGQCLRTFLREQGNFGVKKGCDGGDCGACTVHVDGTPVHSCIYPAVRAEGKAVTTIEGLATADGLHPVQEQFLEAQGFQCGFCTAGMMMTAATFDDEQRANLPRNLKGNLCRCTGYRSIADAVCGHGPDGHGPDAHDAGADVSGAQSPAAVEPKSGQLGDNVPAPAGPAVVTGTARYALDVPADQLPGLLHLKLVRSPHPHARIVSINKAPALAVPGVVAVFTHEDAPQQLFSTAQHEHYKDDPDDTRVLDNVVRFIGQRVAAVVAESVGAAEAGARALEVEYELLDAVFTPLEAILPGAPVIHGDKDAVATRIARPLDNVVAEVHAELGSVEEGFAAADFVHEHTYRTQRVQHVAMETHSAIAWLDEDGRLMVRSSSQVPFLVKRTLVRLFDLPEESVRVVAGRVGGGFGGKQEVLTEDLVALAALALKRPVQLEFTRTEQFMATTTRHPFTIKLKAGANRDGYLTALQLDVITNTGAYGNHAPGVMFHGCGESLAVYKCVNKKVDAQAVYTNTVPAGAFRGYGLSQMIFAIESAIDELAVGIGMDPLEFRLKNMVRPGDHMLSTTPEPEEDVHYGSYGLDQCVSLVRDALDRGKERYRAAGLDDLGPEWVTGEGAALSMIDTVPPRGHFAHTRVSLEADGRFAVDVGTAEFGNGTTTVHAQLAATALGTSAYAVQVRQSDTDLVEHDTGAFGSAGTVVAGKATLAAALELATRIQTVAASLTGAPLADCRLVDGAVECGDRSVPLKEIYDAARLQGVRLATDGNWGGTPRSVAFNVHGFRVAVNTGTGELRILQSVQAADAGVVVNPRQCRGQIEGGIAQALGATLYEEVKVDDSGHVTTDILRQYHIPSFADVPRSEVYFAKTNDSTGPLGAKSMSESPFNPVAPALANAIRNATGVRFGELPIARDKIYLALRDRTLVPN; from the coding sequence ATGGCAATTGAGATCAACGGCGCTGCCTCGCAGGCCACACCCCGCCCCGGCCAGTGCCTCCGCACCTTCCTCCGCGAGCAAGGCAACTTCGGCGTCAAGAAGGGTTGCGACGGCGGTGACTGCGGGGCCTGCACCGTCCACGTCGACGGCACGCCAGTCCACAGTTGCATCTACCCGGCCGTCCGTGCCGAAGGAAAAGCCGTCACCACCATCGAAGGCCTCGCCACGGCCGACGGACTTCACCCCGTGCAGGAACAGTTCCTCGAGGCGCAAGGCTTCCAGTGCGGCTTCTGCACCGCCGGGATGATGATGACCGCTGCAACCTTCGACGACGAACAGCGCGCCAACCTGCCGCGGAACCTCAAGGGCAACCTCTGCCGGTGCACCGGGTACCGCTCCATTGCGGACGCGGTCTGCGGCCACGGTCCGGACGGGCACGGTCCAGACGCGCACGACGCCGGAGCTGACGTTTCCGGCGCACAGTCACCCGCCGCCGTCGAACCTAAGAGCGGTCAGCTGGGCGACAACGTGCCCGCACCCGCCGGCCCGGCCGTGGTCACCGGAACCGCGAGGTATGCCCTTGATGTTCCAGCGGACCAGCTGCCCGGCCTGCTCCATCTCAAGCTGGTCCGTTCACCGCACCCGCACGCACGCATCGTGTCCATCAACAAGGCGCCTGCGCTCGCCGTGCCGGGGGTCGTGGCCGTGTTCACTCATGAAGACGCCCCGCAGCAACTCTTCTCCACCGCCCAGCACGAGCACTACAAGGACGATCCCGACGACACCCGCGTCCTGGATAACGTGGTGCGCTTCATCGGGCAGCGGGTTGCCGCCGTCGTAGCGGAATCGGTGGGCGCAGCCGAGGCAGGTGCCCGTGCGCTGGAAGTGGAATACGAGCTCCTGGACGCGGTGTTCACGCCCCTGGAAGCCATCCTTCCCGGTGCTCCCGTCATCCATGGTGACAAAGACGCGGTGGCTACGCGGATCGCCCGGCCCCTGGACAACGTAGTGGCTGAAGTCCACGCGGAGCTCGGCAGCGTGGAGGAGGGTTTTGCGGCCGCTGACTTCGTCCATGAACACACCTACCGGACGCAGCGTGTTCAGCACGTTGCCATGGAAACCCACTCGGCCATCGCGTGGCTTGACGAGGACGGCCGGCTGATGGTCCGCTCCTCCAGCCAGGTTCCGTTCCTGGTCAAGCGAACCCTGGTCCGGCTGTTCGACCTTCCGGAGGAGTCGGTCCGCGTGGTGGCAGGACGCGTCGGCGGCGGCTTCGGGGGCAAGCAGGAAGTGTTGACCGAGGACCTCGTGGCACTTGCGGCGCTGGCCCTCAAACGCCCGGTGCAGTTGGAATTCACCCGGACCGAGCAGTTCATGGCCACCACTACCCGGCACCCCTTCACCATCAAGCTCAAGGCGGGAGCCAACCGCGACGGTTACCTCACGGCCTTGCAACTGGATGTCATCACCAACACCGGCGCCTACGGAAACCACGCTCCGGGGGTCATGTTCCACGGCTGCGGCGAATCCCTGGCCGTGTACAAGTGCGTCAACAAGAAGGTCGATGCGCAGGCGGTGTATACCAACACGGTTCCTGCAGGTGCCTTCCGCGGCTATGGCCTCAGCCAGATGATCTTCGCGATCGAGTCCGCCATTGACGAGCTTGCGGTCGGAATCGGCATGGACCCGCTGGAGTTCCGGCTCAAGAACATGGTCCGGCCCGGCGACCACATGCTCTCCACCACCCCCGAACCCGAAGAAGATGTGCATTACGGCAGCTATGGCCTGGACCAATGCGTGTCACTTGTCCGGGACGCCCTTGATCGTGGCAAGGAACGTTACCGCGCCGCGGGCCTGGATGACCTCGGCCCGGAATGGGTCACCGGCGAAGGCGCGGCATTGTCCATGATCGACACCGTCCCGCCGCGCGGCCACTTCGCCCACACCCGGGTGAGCCTCGAAGCGGACGGCAGGTTCGCCGTCGACGTCGGAACTGCGGAATTCGGGAACGGCACCACAACCGTGCATGCGCAGCTTGCCGCCACCGCGTTGGGGACCTCCGCCTACGCCGTTCAGGTGCGGCAGTCGGACACGGACTTGGTGGAGCACGACACCGGCGCCTTCGGTTCGGCAGGGACGGTGGTGGCCGGGAAGGCGACCCTCGCGGCCGCGCTCGAGCTCGCCACCCGGATCCAGACCGTCGCCGCATCGCTCACGGGCGCGCCGTTGGCGGATTGCCGCCTGGTGGACGGAGCCGTGGAGTGCGGCGACCGTTCGGTGCCGTTGAAGGAAATTTACGACGCCGCCCGCCTCCAAGGCGTCCGCCTTGCCACCGACGGCAACTGGGGAGGCACGCCGCGTTCGGTTGCCTTCAACGTCCACGGATTCAGGGTTGCCGTGAACACCGGAACGGGAGAGCTGCGGATCCTGCAGAGCGTCCAGGCTGCCGACGCCGGCGTCGTGGTCAACCCACGCCAGTGCCGGGGACAGATCGAGGGCGGCATTGCGCAGGCCTTGGGTGCCACGCTGTATGAGGAGGTCAAAGTTGACGACTCCGGGCACGTGACCACGGACATCCTGCGGCAGTACCACATCCCGTCCTTCGCGGACGTGCCCCGGAGCGAGGTCTACTTCGCCAAGACCAATGACTCCACGGGGCCGCTCGGCGCCAAGTCCATGAGCGAGAGTCCGTTCAACCCAGTGGCACCGGCCTTGGCCAACGCGATCCGGAACGCGACCGGGGTGCGCTTCGGCGAACTCCCCATCGCGCGGGACAAGATCTACCTCGCCCTCCGCGACCGCACCCTGGTACCCAACTAA
- a CDS encoding FAD binding domain-containing protein, with protein MDMNTIEAVVPTTDPAQWREGDAWLAGGTVLFSYGSTVLQRLLDLGNAGWPAITVTDEGIELAATCTVAELYALPESDQAAHREWPGLALVRPSCDSFVASFKIWNMSTVGGNLCTSLPAGPMISLCAGLDGMATILSPDGTSRNVPVADFVTGEMENVLAPGELLRSIHLPAEALSARVAFRRLSLSNLGRSGVLLIGRLDPVFGLVITVTASTKRPVQLRFPADQVPDAAALAAAVEHSIPLDLYHDDIHGLPAWRRDMTFRLAEEIRAELLDESMTVSGDFWPPHATSPQPSTQPKTSGTQKEASHGN; from the coding sequence ATGGACATGAACACCATAGAGGCCGTGGTACCCACCACGGATCCGGCCCAGTGGCGGGAAGGGGATGCCTGGCTGGCCGGCGGGACGGTCCTCTTCTCCTACGGAAGCACCGTCCTGCAGCGGCTCCTCGACCTCGGCAATGCCGGCTGGCCCGCCATCACCGTCACCGATGAAGGCATTGAACTCGCCGCCACCTGCACGGTGGCTGAACTGTACGCCTTGCCGGAGTCGGATCAAGCGGCCCACCGCGAATGGCCCGGCCTGGCCCTGGTGCGTCCCAGCTGCGACTCGTTCGTGGCGTCCTTCAAGATCTGGAACATGTCCACCGTGGGCGGCAACCTTTGCACCTCCCTGCCCGCCGGTCCCATGATCTCGCTGTGCGCCGGCCTGGACGGCATGGCCACCATCCTCAGCCCCGACGGCACCAGCCGCAACGTTCCAGTTGCCGATTTCGTCACGGGGGAGATGGAGAACGTCCTGGCCCCGGGTGAGCTGCTGCGGAGCATCCACCTTCCTGCCGAGGCGCTCTCGGCGCGGGTGGCGTTCCGTCGTCTTTCCCTGAGCAACCTCGGCCGTTCCGGGGTGCTGCTGATCGGCCGGCTGGATCCCGTCTTTGGCCTCGTCATCACCGTCACGGCGTCCACCAAGCGGCCCGTGCAGCTGCGGTTCCCCGCCGATCAGGTTCCCGACGCCGCGGCCCTGGCTGCCGCCGTCGAGCATTCCATCCCCCTCGACCTGTACCACGACGACATCCACGGGCTCCCCGCATGGCGGCGTGACATGACCTTCCGGCTCGCAGAGGAAATCCGGGCCGAGTTGCTGGACGAATCCATGACCGTGTCCGGCGACTTCTGGCCCCCGCACGCCACCTCGCCGCAGCCGTCCACGCAACCCAAAACGTCAGGCACCCAGAAGGAGGCCTCCCATGGCAATTGA
- a CDS encoding XdhC family protein, whose product MLDLMPSLGSWRPAVSGQRCAVATIVGTGGSVPRPLGTSMMVSETGEILGSLSGGCVEGAVVEAALEAMRDGGPRFESFGYSAEDAFAVGLTCGGELEVHIQPLADGLSSLADESTAARNGQAPSPLALIRRLDGAGGVVVVHDPVRFRAMESTELAKLVGDHPATLFAAAAQVEPLLQGGRAGLVRLAPPEGCIDGWVTLDRWEAPRDEPEPQPITLFVESRLPAARMLVFGANDFGAALLPAGQLLGYEVTLCDARPAFAQQSRFAGADQVITEWPHRYLENEAEAGRIDARTVVCILTHDPKFDLPLLETALSLNLAYVGAMGSRRSHRQRTDALLERGTPAGILERLHSPIGLELGAVTPAEVAVSITAEIVASRGSLHGVGAFRSLKDTSGPIHAGTGTQDSLTEEDSWT is encoded by the coding sequence ATGCTGGATCTGATGCCTTCACTGGGCAGCTGGCGGCCGGCGGTCTCCGGCCAACGCTGCGCTGTGGCAACGATCGTGGGAACCGGTGGCTCGGTTCCGCGGCCCTTGGGGACTTCCATGATGGTCTCGGAAACCGGCGAGATCCTGGGCAGCCTGTCCGGCGGATGCGTGGAAGGGGCCGTGGTTGAAGCGGCGTTGGAAGCAATGCGCGACGGCGGCCCGCGGTTTGAGTCGTTCGGCTACAGTGCCGAGGACGCTTTCGCGGTGGGGCTTACCTGTGGAGGGGAACTGGAAGTCCATATCCAACCCCTTGCGGACGGGCTCTCATCGCTGGCGGACGAATCCACCGCAGCCCGCAACGGCCAGGCCCCAAGCCCCTTGGCACTCATCCGCAGGCTGGACGGCGCAGGGGGAGTCGTCGTCGTGCATGATCCTGTGCGCTTCCGCGCGATGGAGTCCACTGAACTCGCCAAGCTGGTGGGGGACCACCCCGCAACGCTCTTCGCAGCGGCTGCCCAGGTGGAGCCACTGCTTCAAGGCGGCCGCGCCGGTTTGGTGCGGCTGGCCCCGCCCGAGGGTTGCATCGACGGTTGGGTCACGCTGGACCGCTGGGAGGCTCCCCGCGATGAACCGGAACCCCAACCCATCACGCTGTTTGTTGAAAGCCGACTGCCGGCGGCCCGCATGCTGGTGTTCGGAGCCAACGACTTTGGTGCCGCGCTGCTGCCGGCCGGGCAACTCCTGGGCTACGAGGTCACCTTGTGCGACGCACGCCCCGCCTTCGCGCAGCAAAGCCGCTTCGCCGGGGCGGACCAGGTGATCACGGAATGGCCCCACCGCTACCTGGAGAACGAAGCAGAAGCCGGACGCATCGACGCCCGCACCGTGGTCTGCATCCTGACCCACGACCCCAAATTTGATCTTCCCCTGCTGGAAACAGCGCTCAGCCTGAACCTCGCCTACGTGGGGGCCATGGGTTCGCGGCGAAGCCACCGGCAGCGCACTGATGCGCTGCTGGAGAGGGGCACGCCCGCCGGGATCCTGGAACGGCTGCATTCGCCCATCGGGCTGGAGTTGGGCGCCGTCACGCCTGCCGAGGTGGCCGTATCCATCACTGCGGAAATCGTCGCATCGCGGGGAAGCCTGCACGGGGTTGGAGCTTTCCGCTCTCTCAAAGACACTTCCGGTCCAATTCATGCCGGGACCGGCACCCAAGACTCTCTGACCGAGGAGGACTCATGGACATGA
- a CDS encoding NCS2 family permease, with translation MADMEILDTADMQNTAEKQTAAEKQAALLPNGDKGAGHAAAHATTAPGAGNGKKPPNFLDKFFEISKRGSTLAREFRGGLVTFFTMAYIVILNPLILGGFTADNAPTDVAGGWLSAAQVGAVTGLTAGVMTIVFGLVANLPFGLAAGLGINSFLAVAVIQEVTWPEAMGLVVINGVLIVLFGATGARTAIFKAVPKELKAAITVGIGLFIAFIGFVDSGFVRPTKGGPPVQLGNDGSITSIPTLVFIVGLLVMGILVARKIQGGLLIGIVATTVLAAVAEAVFRIGPGSADNPGGWHLNTPVLSGQLVSVPDLSLVGQFDLFGSFARIGGLAATMLVFTLVFTNFFDAMGTMTGLAKSAGVAHKDGTFPKLKSAFIVEGMGAVVGGATSGSSNTVYIDSAAGIGEGARTGLASVVTGALFLGSMFFTPLTSVVPLEVAAAALVVVGAMMMAQIREIKFTKFAIALPAFLTIVTMPLTYSIANGIGVGFISFAVVNAASGKAKKVHPLMWVVTAGFVIYFARGPINALMGI, from the coding sequence GTGGCTGACATGGAAATCCTGGATACCGCAGACATGCAAAATACCGCTGAAAAGCAGACCGCCGCTGAGAAGCAGGCTGCGCTCCTCCCCAACGGGGACAAGGGCGCAGGGCACGCAGCGGCACACGCAACCACCGCACCCGGAGCAGGCAATGGCAAGAAGCCGCCGAACTTCCTGGACAAGTTCTTCGAGATCTCCAAGCGCGGATCCACGCTCGCCCGGGAATTCCGCGGCGGCCTGGTCACCTTCTTCACCATGGCGTACATCGTCATCCTCAACCCCCTCATCCTGGGCGGCTTCACCGCCGACAACGCTCCCACGGATGTTGCCGGCGGCTGGCTGTCGGCAGCGCAAGTAGGTGCTGTCACGGGCCTCACGGCCGGCGTCATGACCATCGTCTTCGGCCTCGTAGCCAACCTGCCCTTCGGTCTCGCAGCGGGCCTTGGCATCAACTCCTTCCTGGCCGTCGCCGTCATCCAGGAGGTGACGTGGCCCGAAGCCATGGGCCTGGTGGTCATCAACGGCGTCCTGATTGTCCTCTTCGGCGCCACGGGCGCACGGACGGCGATCTTCAAGGCAGTACCCAAGGAACTCAAGGCCGCCATCACCGTTGGCATCGGCCTGTTCATCGCCTTCATCGGCTTCGTCGACTCCGGCTTTGTCCGTCCCACCAAGGGCGGCCCGCCGGTCCAGCTCGGCAACGATGGGTCCATCACGTCCATCCCCACCCTCGTTTTCATCGTCGGATTGCTGGTCATGGGTATCCTCGTGGCACGCAAGATCCAGGGCGGCCTGCTGATCGGCATCGTCGCAACAACCGTCCTCGCCGCTGTTGCCGAGGCCGTGTTCCGGATCGGTCCCGGCAGCGCTGACAACCCCGGCGGCTGGCACCTCAACACCCCGGTGCTCTCCGGCCAGCTGGTGTCAGTCCCGGACCTGAGCCTCGTGGGCCAGTTCGATCTCTTCGGTTCGTTCGCACGGATCGGCGGCCTGGCTGCCACCATGCTGGTCTTCACCCTGGTGTTCACCAACTTCTTCGACGCCATGGGCACCATGACCGGCCTGGCCAAGAGCGCCGGCGTGGCACACAAGGACGGAACGTTCCCCAAGCTGAAGTCCGCCTTCATTGTTGAAGGCATGGGCGCAGTGGTGGGCGGCGCAACGTCCGGTTCGTCCAACACGGTCTACATCGACTCCGCAGCGGGCATCGGCGAAGGCGCCCGCACCGGCCTGGCTTCCGTGGTCACCGGCGCGTTGTTCCTGGGATCGATGTTCTTCACCCCGCTCACCTCGGTGGTTCCGCTGGAAGTTGCAGCTGCTGCCCTGGTGGTTGTGGGCGCGATGATGATGGCCCAGATCCGTGAAATCAAGTTCACCAAGTTCGCCATTGCACTCCCGGCGTTCCTGACAATCGTCACCATGCCACTGACCTACTCGATCGCCAACGGCATCGGCGTCGGATTCATCTCCTTCGCAGTGGTCAACGCGGCGTCCGGCAAAGCCAAGAAAGTGCATCCACTCATGTGGGTGGTCACGGCCGGCTTCGTCATCTACTTCGCCCGCGGCCCGATCAATGCGCTGATGGGCATCTGA
- a CDS encoding nucleoside deaminase: MSTTVTAEQFLATSIELATANVLNSGGPFGAVIVTADGQAFHGVNRVTASNDPTAHAEVTAIRNACSELGTFDLSGATLYTSCEPCPMCLASALWARIDRVFFAADRHDAASVGFDDAVFYEYFENDNRDELMPVSKLELGDPQAPAVLQPFTTWNTLDSRIDY, encoded by the coding sequence ATGAGTACAACCGTCACGGCCGAACAATTCCTGGCCACATCCATTGAGCTGGCAACGGCCAATGTCCTCAACAGTGGAGGCCCTTTCGGCGCCGTCATTGTTACCGCGGACGGACAAGCCTTCCATGGCGTCAACCGCGTGACCGCCTCGAACGATCCCACCGCCCACGCAGAAGTAACGGCCATCCGCAACGCCTGCAGCGAACTGGGAACCTTCGACCTGAGCGGAGCAACCCTCTACACCAGCTGCGAGCCGTGCCCCATGTGCCTGGCATCCGCACTCTGGGCCCGCATTGACCGCGTGTTCTTCGCGGCCGACCGCCATGACGCCGCGTCCGTCGGCTTCGATGACGCGGTCTTCTACGAGTACTTCGAGAATGACAACCGGGACGAGCTGATGCCGGTATCCAAGTTGGAACTGGGCGACCCCCAGGCTCCGGCGGTCCTCCAGCCGTTCACCACATGGAACACCCTCGATTCCAGGATTGACTACTAG
- a CDS encoding 8-oxoguanine deaminase, translating into MLWIKNPLGIFTANDLDAGNGLVVSDAGTILELVPSGARPSVPCTEFDASGHVVLPGLINTHHHFYQTLTRAWGPVANAPLFPWLQNLYPVWARLTPRSLDLAVQVALAELLLSGCTTAADHHYLFPDSMEDAIDIEVAAVRSMGMRATLTRGSMTLGEDDGGLPPRTTVQSPEVILADSERLIREYHQTGAGASVQIALAPCSPFSVTKEIMAESAVMAEQYDVRLHTHLAETIDEEDFCRSMFGLRTVDYLESVGWLGSRTWLGHGIHFNDEEIARLGAAGTAVAHCPTSNMRLASGTARVLELEAAGVPVGLGVDGSASNDASNMILEARQALYLQRLRYGASVPVSRALGWATRGSAAVLGRSDIGQLAPGMQADLAMFKLDSLRFSGSHDPVAALLLCGADRADRVMVGGSWRVVDGAIPDLDVAGLIAEHTAAARKLIAG; encoded by the coding sequence ATGCTTTGGATCAAAAACCCGCTGGGTATCTTCACCGCAAACGACCTCGACGCCGGCAACGGTTTAGTGGTTTCCGACGCCGGCACGATCCTGGAACTCGTACCCTCCGGCGCACGCCCATCCGTTCCCTGCACCGAGTTCGATGCCTCCGGGCACGTGGTGCTGCCGGGCCTGATCAACACCCACCACCACTTCTACCAAACACTCACCCGCGCCTGGGGACCGGTGGCCAACGCTCCCCTGTTCCCGTGGCTGCAGAACCTCTACCCGGTCTGGGCGCGGCTCACCCCGCGGAGCTTGGACCTTGCCGTGCAGGTGGCCCTTGCCGAGTTGCTGTTGTCCGGCTGCACCACCGCCGCCGACCACCACTATCTCTTCCCGGACAGCATGGAAGACGCGATCGATATTGAGGTGGCCGCCGTGCGGTCGATGGGGATGCGGGCAACCTTGACCCGCGGGTCCATGACGTTGGGAGAGGACGACGGCGGGCTGCCGCCGAGGACCACGGTCCAGTCACCCGAGGTGATCCTTGCGGACAGCGAACGACTCATCCGTGAGTATCACCAGACCGGCGCCGGGGCATCCGTGCAGATCGCCCTAGCCCCTTGCTCGCCCTTCTCCGTGACCAAGGAAATCATGGCCGAGTCCGCGGTCATGGCCGAACAGTACGATGTCCGGCTGCACACACACCTCGCCGAAACCATCGACGAGGAGGACTTCTGCCGCTCCATGTTCGGCCTCCGGACCGTTGATTACCTGGAATCCGTCGGTTGGCTCGGATCACGGACCTGGCTGGGACACGGCATCCATTTCAACGACGAGGAGATCGCCCGGCTGGGAGCCGCCGGAACCGCCGTCGCGCATTGCCCGACGTCGAACATGCGGCTGGCGTCCGGCACCGCGCGGGTGCTGGAACTTGAGGCGGCCGGGGTTCCAGTGGGCCTGGGGGTTGACGGTTCTGCCTCCAACGATGCGTCCAACATGATCCTCGAGGCGCGCCAGGCCCTGTACCTGCAGCGGCTCCGATACGGCGCCTCGGTCCCCGTGTCCCGCGCGCTCGGCTGGGCGACCCGAGGATCCGCCGCCGTTCTTGGCCGCTCGGACATCGGGCAGTTGGCTCCGGGAATGCAGGCCGACCTCGCCATGTTCAAGCTCGATTCCCTGCGCTTCTCCGGGAGCCACGATCCTGTGGCAGCACTGCTCCTTTGCGGCGCGGACCGGGCCGACCGGGTGATGGTGGGCGGGTCCTGGCGGGTTGTTGACGGCGCGATTCCCGATCTGGATGTGGCCGGGCTGATCGCGGAGCACACGGCCGCAGCCCGGAAGCTGATCGCGGGGTAG
- a CDS encoding type IV toxin-antitoxin system AbiEi family antitoxin domain-containing protein yields MRKTPRLELPSGMDLWRTEELHDAGFNDRNIAALVRSGNLVRLRRGCYIRGSTWKAQKPWVRSRQLIAAHAHGTLTTAAGSFVYSHTSAARLHGLFLWAVDDRVHITAATTASRTSHGAEVVPHTRALGPEEIQTVQGMLCTSLERTVVDCCLMLNYKQSLIVVDHALRLGADALVIQQMCTRLDGRNGVRNLRRTLVNANPKSESPGETLTRELIQRLGIPMPELQVEIVTTEGHHRLDFAWRRKKLALEFDGKVKYFDYAPTDEVIYRERQREKALTELGWRFIRIKWQDLFREHDFKVRLLRALKD; encoded by the coding sequence ATGAGAAAAACTCCAAGGCTCGAACTCCCCTCAGGCATGGACCTGTGGCGAACAGAAGAACTCCATGATGCCGGATTCAACGATCGAAATATCGCCGCCCTTGTGCGGAGCGGAAACCTTGTTCGGCTTCGCCGCGGCTGCTACATCCGCGGCAGCACTTGGAAAGCGCAGAAGCCTTGGGTCCGGAGCCGTCAGCTGATTGCCGCACATGCGCACGGAACCCTCACGACGGCGGCCGGCAGCTTCGTTTACAGCCACACGTCCGCTGCCCGTTTACACGGTTTGTTTCTCTGGGCTGTGGATGATCGCGTGCATATCACGGCAGCCACTACTGCCTCGCGAACATCCCACGGAGCTGAGGTTGTTCCGCACACACGCGCCTTGGGCCCGGAAGAGATCCAGACCGTGCAGGGCATGCTCTGCACCTCTTTGGAACGGACCGTGGTGGACTGCTGCCTCATGCTGAATTACAAGCAATCCCTGATCGTGGTGGACCATGCTCTCAGACTGGGCGCCGACGCCCTCGTCATACAGCAGATGTGCACCAGGCTGGACGGACGAAACGGTGTCCGCAATCTTCGAAGGACATTGGTGAATGCAAACCCAAAATCGGAGTCCCCAGGTGAGACACTGACGCGTGAACTGATTCAACGGCTTGGAATTCCCATGCCTGAGCTGCAAGTTGAGATAGTCACCACCGAGGGCCACCACCGCTTGGATTTCGCGTGGCGCAGGAAGAAGTTGGCGCTGGAGTTCGACGGGAAGGTCAAGTACTTCGACTACGCCCCCACCGACGAGGTTATCTACCGGGAACGTCAGCGCGAGAAAGCACTAACTGAGCTCGGCTGGAGATTTATCCGCATCAAATGGCAAGACCTCTTCCGCGAGCACGATTTCAAGGTTCGACTCCTGCGGGCCCTCAAAGACTAG
- the pucL gene encoding factor-independent urate hydroxylase has protein sequence MTMSNNIVLGENQYGKAEVRVVKVTRDTDRHQIEDLNVTSQLRGDFQAAHLEGDNGHVVATDTQKNTVYAFARDGIGSPEAFLLRLADHFTGEFSWVTGGRWEAESYAWERIQAHGQGHDHSFVRNGQEVRTAVVVRDGATTHIISGLKDLTVLKTTQSGFVGYPRDKYTTLPETTDRILATDVSARWRYNTNLDAGATDFNKSYEDIKALLLEGFTENYSHALQQTLFDMGKKVLEAHSEVDEIKFSMPNKHHFLVDLSPFGQDNPNEVFFAADRPYGLIEATVQRDNTTAAPLAWMGIAGFC, from the coding sequence ATGACCATGAGCAACAACATCGTCCTCGGCGAAAACCAGTACGGCAAAGCAGAAGTCCGCGTCGTCAAGGTCACCCGGGATACCGACCGCCACCAGATCGAAGACCTGAACGTCACCTCGCAGCTCCGCGGTGATTTCCAGGCAGCCCACCTCGAAGGCGACAACGGCCATGTGGTGGCAACCGACACCCAGAAGAACACCGTGTACGCCTTCGCCCGTGACGGCATCGGCTCTCCGGAAGCGTTCCTGCTGCGTCTTGCTGACCACTTCACCGGCGAGTTCTCCTGGGTTACGGGTGGCCGCTGGGAAGCTGAGTCCTACGCATGGGAGCGCATCCAGGCCCACGGCCAGGGACACGACCACAGCTTCGTCCGCAACGGACAAGAGGTGCGTACCGCCGTCGTCGTCCGCGATGGCGCAACCACGCACATTATTTCCGGCCTCAAGGACCTGACCGTCCTGAAGACCACGCAGTCCGGCTTCGTCGGCTACCCGCGCGACAAGTACACCACCCTCCCCGAAACCACGGACCGCATCCTCGCAACGGATGTATCGGCCCGCTGGCGCTACAACACCAACCTCGACGCCGGAGCAACCGACTTCAACAAGAGCTACGAGGACATCAAGGCCCTCCTCCTGGAAGGCTTCACCGAGAACTACTCGCACGCACTGCAGCAGACCCTCTTCGACATGGGCAAGAAGGTCCTCGAAGCACACAGCGAGGTTGACGAGATCAAGTTCTCCATGCCGAACAAGCACCACTTCCTGGTTGATCTGAGCCCGTTCGGACAGGACAACCCCAACGAGGTCTTCTTCGCCGCCGACCGCCCGTACGGCCTCATCGAAGCAACCGTCCAGCGCGACAACACCACCGCCGCACCGCTCGCTTGGATGGGCATCGCCGGCTTCTGCTAA